Genomic DNA from Solanum dulcamara chromosome 4, daSolDulc1.2, whole genome shotgun sequence:
TCATGGTATCAGCCAGCAACACACTAACGGCTTCGCTCCTATCGAAAGGTCCATTACGAAGGCCCAACAATTTCAGCCTTTGCTTCAGAAATGGACCGGTGCAAAAGAGACGTCTTTTCACTTGCAGTGCAATCTACAATCCCCAGATTCAGACTATAGAAGAAGGACAGCCCGAAACCCTAGATTACCGTGTGTTTTTTGCGGACAATTCCGGCAAAAAGGTAAATACTCGTCTCTATCTTGACAGTAGATTTGTTGTTATCTGTGTATGTATAGTACGGAAATTTCTTCATTGTAATGAAATGAGTCCCGGTAGAGCGGAGTAGTTACAGAGAATCACATAGTTTCCCCCTACTAGTTTGGATTGAGGTGAAAAAGATTGACATACTGATGAAATGTCTAATTGCAAGGTCTGTTATCCATGAATTTTGTCCAGCGAGACATTTCCACATTCTGTAGTTTAACTATGACGCGAAGAAGGGAAGTCAAAGATTATATCCTTTTAAAATAAGGAACTGATTGAAAGCTGTGAAGATAAATAGCGTGGGACAGCACTTGTATACTTGTATTTCTTGAATTTTAATCCAACGTGAACCTATTTCATCTTTGTTAGTGTTTACTTAGTGGAAAAAACAGAGCTTTTGGTCTGTCCAGGTACAATAGTTACAACATATTATACCATGTCTTTATCAAAATCATGTCTTTGTAATGTGCAGATATCCCCCTGGCATGACATACCACTACATTTGGGTGATGGTGTTTTCAATTTTGTTGTTGAGATCCCCAAAGAATCAAGTGCAAAGATGGAAGTTGCTACAGATGAGCAACACACTCCAATTAAACAAGACACTAAGAAGGGGAAACTTCGATACTATCCGTAAGCCTATTTTGTCACTTTTCAACATTCTTTTAGTATGTTAAATTGTCAGACGTAATTATCTTCTTGTTTTCTACCCATTCCGCTTTTAGTTGGGGTGGGATTTTGACCTATTGTCATTTTGCAAGTAATTGTCTTCATGAGTTAACTGCAGTTTTCTATGGGTCAATACGTTTAGGTCTGTTACATATGTTTTTTGTTTAGCAATGATGGATACACTCACTAGTCACTCCTCAATCTTAGACTGATAAGACTTGTACATCACTGATGTTGTGTCATCATAGCTGCATGGAGTTGTCTAGTTTCTGATGTCTGCTGTGTTTTTGTTTGATGTTATGCATTTCTTGTGCAACTCTCAGATATAATATTCACTGGAACTATGGATTGCTTCCTCAAACATGGGAAGATCCTTCTTTCGCAAACACCGAAGTTGAGGGGGCATTTGGTGATAATGACCCTGGTATGGCTTCATAATTTCAAATAGTTATCAACTTTCTTCTGGTCCATCTATCAAacaaaaaagaatagaaaaaacAATGGTGTTAGAGATTGTCTTATTTGGTTGAATATCTTTATGTTTTTTTCTCATTTgtagttgatgttgttgagattGGGGAAAGCCGTGGCAAAATTGGCCAGGTTCTGAAGGTCAAACCTTTAGCTGCTCTGGCAATGATTGATGAGGGAGAACTTGACTGGAAAATAGTTGCTATTTCACTAGACAATCCAAGAGCTTCACTTGTtaatgatgttgatgatgtAGAGAAACATTTCCCGGTATGTTTGAAGGGCAATAAAGCTGCTATCTTTTGTTGACTCTCCTTTCTCTCTAACTGCTTTTGCTTGTGCCACACATTTTTGCATCactctttctttctctatctCTCTCGCTTTCTTTGTTGTGCTGTTATATGCCTCTTCGGTTAAAGATAATTGTCTTGGAATCTCCTTTTCAATTTTCATTCAGCTTACCCCAGACTTGTTTTGCAATGTCTTCTGTGGTTAATTTATCATAAGAACCAGCAAACTAGAGCTTGAAGTCTTGACTAGTGATCATTGCCTAGGAGCAGCAATAGAAATAACAGAAAGACTATATGCATAAAATGAGTGATCTTGATATCTTTTGAAATTAGCTGCATACTTTGTTGGATTGAGAGGCGTTAAAGAAAGTTAGCATTATTCAAGGTTATCTATGCAAAGCTATGGAAAAGCATTAAAGTTGTGATGATA
This window encodes:
- the LOC129885681 gene encoding soluble inorganic pyrophosphatase 6, chloroplastic-like; this encodes MTAARVMVSASNTLTASLLSKGPLRRPNNFSLCFRNGPVQKRRLFTCSAIYNPQIQTIEEGQPETLDYRVFFADNSGKKISPWHDIPLHLGDGVFNFVVEIPKESSAKMEVATDEQHTPIKQDTKKGKLRYYPYNIHWNYGLLPQTWEDPSFANTEVEGAFGDNDPVDVVEIGESRGKIGQVLKVKPLAALAMIDEGELDWKIVAISLDNPRASLVNDVDDVEKHFPGTLTAIRDWFRDYKIPDGKPANRFALGNKPANKDYALKIITETNESWAKLVKRSIAAGELSLV